A window from Primulina huaijiensis isolate GDHJ02 chromosome 13, ASM1229523v2, whole genome shotgun sequence encodes these proteins:
- the LOC140991578 gene encoding uncharacterized protein, which produces MAHSRWIRPEVYPLFAAMGVAVGICGFQLIRNIRINPEVRVNKAGRAAGVLENFTEGEKYCEHALRKFVRNRRPEIMPSINSFFTDPQKS; this is translated from the exons ATGGCTCACAGTCGCTGGATAAGGCCTGAG GTGTATCCACTGTTTGCAGCCATGGGTGTGGCTGTGGGGATTTGTGGGTTTCAGCTGATACGCAATATACGTATCAATCCCGAAGTCAG GGTTAACAAGGCCGGCAGGGCTGCTGGTGTATTGGAGAATTTCACGGAAGGGGAGAAATACTGTGAGCATGCTCTTAGGAAATTTGTCCGCAACAGGCGACCAGAAATCATGCCGTCGATCAACAGCTTCTTCACCGACCCTCAAAAGAGCTAG